From the genome of Bordetella sp. H567, one region includes:
- a CDS encoding ectoine synthase, with translation MIVRNVNDVIGTKDEVRTDTWMSRRVLLKKDGMGFSFHETTIFPGTRTHIHYRNHLEAVWCIEGDGSLETIADGKRYELGPGVVYALNDNDEHWLCGGEKPLRVICVFNPPLTGQEVHDKNGVYPLPEKEAA, from the coding sequence ATGATCGTACGCAACGTAAACGACGTGATCGGAACCAAGGACGAGGTGCGCACGGACACGTGGATGAGCCGCCGCGTGCTGCTCAAGAAAGACGGCATGGGGTTCTCATTCCACGAGACCACCATCTTCCCCGGCACGCGCACGCATATCCATTACCGCAACCACCTGGAAGCCGTGTGGTGCATCGAGGGCGACGGTTCGCTGGAAACCATCGCCGACGGCAAGCGCTATGAACTCGGCCCGGGCGTGGTCTACGCGCTGAACGACAACGACGAGCACTGGCTGTGCGGGGGCGAAAAGCCGCTGCGTGTCATCTGCGTCTTCAATCCGCCGCTGACGGGGCAGGAAGTACATGACAAGAATGGCGTGTACCCCCTGCCGGAAAAGGAAGCGGCCTGA
- the thpD gene encoding ectoine hydroxylase translates to MISPAKDRYASRTDRSAGIVARHDPVVYGEGRYADALSPEQIHAYDRDGFLMLENLLPPAQVDALIAEISRMSRDPAIVRREESITEPGSNAVRSIFMVHQLSPLIARLARDPRLINVARQILGSEVYIHQSRANMKPGFKGKEFYWHSDFETWHVEDGMPAMRALSCSVLLTDNNACNGPLMLVPGSHRQFISCIGETPQDHYKQSLKKQEYGVPDPVSLQLLVEQGGIQAMTGRAGSVVFFDCNTMHGSNSNISPWPRSNVFMVYNSVDNALGAPKYGLAPRPEHIAARASFKALTPLDALKLVD, encoded by the coding sequence ATGATTTCACCCGCCAAGGACCGATACGCGTCACGCACCGATCGCAGCGCGGGGATCGTCGCCCGCCACGACCCGGTCGTCTACGGGGAAGGCCGCTATGCCGATGCCCTGTCGCCGGAGCAAATCCACGCCTACGACCGCGATGGTTTCCTGATGCTGGAGAACCTGCTTCCGCCAGCGCAGGTGGATGCGTTGATCGCCGAGATCTCGCGCATGTCGCGCGACCCCGCCATCGTGCGGCGCGAGGAGTCCATCACCGAACCGGGCAGCAACGCGGTGCGGTCCATCTTCATGGTGCATCAGCTCAGTCCGCTGATCGCGCGCCTGGCGCGCGACCCGCGGCTGATCAACGTGGCGCGGCAGATCCTCGGCTCTGAGGTCTACATCCATCAATCGCGCGCCAACATGAAGCCGGGCTTCAAGGGCAAGGAATTCTATTGGCACTCGGATTTCGAGACCTGGCATGTCGAAGACGGCATGCCCGCCATGCGCGCGCTGAGCTGCTCGGTGCTGCTGACCGACAACAACGCCTGCAATGGTCCGCTGATGCTGGTGCCCGGTTCGCACCGGCAATTCATCTCCTGCATCGGCGAAACGCCCCAGGACCACTACAAGCAGTCCTTGAAGAAGCAGGAATACGGCGTCCCCGATCCCGTCAGCCTGCAGCTGCTGGTGGAGCAGGGCGGCATCCAGGCAATGACCGGCAGGGCCGGTTCGGTGGTGTTTTTCGATTGCAACACCATGCACGGGTCGAACAGCAATATCTCGCCCTGGCCCCGATCGAATGTGTTCATGGTCTACAACAGCGTGGATAACGCGCTGGGCGCGCCGAAATACGGCCTGGCGCCGCGGCCCGAGCACATTGCCGCCCGGGCCAGCTTCAAGGCCCTGACGCCGCTGGACGCGCTCAAGCTGGTCGACTGA
- a CDS encoding MarR family winged helix-turn-helix transcriptional regulator: MTEHIPAGTAAPPPPAQQYDLRILRALRRITRSIALHSRQLAAVSHITAPQLMCLRTVIGLGPLTSTAISREIHVSPSTVVGILDRLEDKGLIRRERGREDRRTVFVTATVAGIELAKQAPSPLQKHLADALNALPELEQATITLSLERIVALMEQGGQAAPADAHDASPILDVPTTGPAPESGLVV; encoded by the coding sequence ATGACTGAGCACATCCCCGCGGGAACCGCCGCACCCCCACCGCCCGCCCAGCAGTACGACCTGCGCATCCTGCGCGCGCTGCGGCGCATTACGCGGTCGATCGCGCTGCATTCCCGGCAATTGGCGGCTGTCAGCCACATCACCGCGCCCCAGCTCATGTGCCTGCGCACCGTCATCGGGCTGGGCCCGCTGACGTCCACGGCCATCAGCCGCGAAATCCACGTCAGTCCCAGTACGGTGGTCGGCATCCTGGACCGCCTGGAAGACAAGGGCCTGATCCGCCGCGAGCGCGGCCGCGAGGACCGCCGCACGGTGTTCGTGACCGCCACGGTCGCCGGCATCGAACTGGCCAAGCAAGCGCCGTCGCCGCTGCAAAAGCACTTGGCCGATGCGCTGAACGCCTTGCCGGAACTGGAGCAGGCCACCATCACGCTGTCGCTGGAGCGTATCGTCGCCTTGATGGAGCAGGGGGGGCAGGCCGCGCCGGCCGACGCCCACGATGCTTCCCCCATCCTGGATGTGCCGACCACCGGCCCCGCGCCTGAATCGGGCCTGGTGGTATGA
- a CDS encoding CDP-6-deoxy-delta-3,4-glucoseen reductase: MSFQVTLTPTQHQFQVEDGQTVLDAALAAGFVLPYSCRSGACSTCKGKVLSGQYDAGPYPAQILAPEELAAGYTLLCQARPASDLLVESAEVRLASDIQIRKLPVRVQTIERVVPDVAVLKLQLPASETFRFHAGQYVELILKEGRRRSYSMATPPHAGGPLELHIRHMPGGHFTDHVFGAGATQMKEREILRIEGPFGSFFLREDSDKPIVLLASGTGFAPIKAIVEHMIHKQISRPVSLYWGGRRPRDLYMDGLAASWAAGVPQFRYIPVISDGLPEDGWTGRTGFVHEAVMRDLPDLSGYQVYACGAPVMVDAARREFTAQCSLPADAFYADAFTSEADLAKARP; this comes from the coding sequence ATGAGTTTCCAGGTCACCCTTACGCCCACCCAACACCAGTTCCAGGTCGAAGACGGTCAAACCGTACTCGATGCCGCGCTGGCCGCAGGCTTCGTCCTGCCCTACAGCTGCCGCAGCGGCGCGTGTTCCACCTGCAAGGGCAAGGTCCTGTCGGGGCAGTACGATGCGGGCCCCTATCCGGCGCAGATCCTGGCCCCCGAGGAACTGGCCGCCGGCTATACCCTGCTGTGCCAGGCCCGGCCCGCGTCCGACCTGCTGGTGGAGTCGGCCGAAGTCCGGCTGGCCAGCGATATCCAGATCCGCAAGTTGCCGGTCCGCGTGCAGACCATCGAGCGCGTGGTGCCGGACGTGGCGGTCCTCAAGCTGCAGCTGCCCGCCTCGGAAACCTTCCGTTTTCATGCCGGGCAGTACGTCGAGCTGATACTCAAGGAAGGCCGGCGCCGCAGCTACTCCATGGCGACCCCGCCGCACGCCGGCGGCCCGCTGGAACTGCATATCCGCCACATGCCCGGCGGCCACTTCACGGACCACGTGTTCGGCGCCGGCGCCACGCAGATGAAAGAGCGGGAAATCCTGCGCATCGAGGGGCCCTTCGGGTCCTTCTTCCTGCGCGAGGACAGCGACAAGCCCATCGTGCTGCTGGCCAGCGGCACCGGCTTCGCCCCGATCAAGGCCATCGTCGAACACATGATCCACAAGCAGATCAGCCGGCCGGTTTCGCTGTATTGGGGCGGGCGCCGCCCGCGCGACCTGTACATGGACGGACTGGCCGCCTCGTGGGCCGCCGGCGTGCCGCAGTTCCGCTACATCCCCGTCATCTCCGACGGCTTGCCGGAAGACGGCTGGACCGGGCGGACGGGTTTCGTGCACGAGGCCGTCATGCGCGATTTGCCCGATCTTTCCGGTTATCAGGTGTATGCTTGCGGCGCCCCGGTCATGGTCGATGCGGCGCGGCGGGAATTCACCGCGCAGTGCAGCTTGCCGGCCGACGCGTTCTACGCCGACGCCTTTACGTCGGAGGCCGACCTGGCGAAGGCGCGTCCTTGA
- the ectA gene encoding diaminobutyrate acetyltransferase, which translates to MTEGVDKRATAPLVAQEPSHLFRPPRLADGAVIHRLVADCPPLDLNAVYAYLLLCEHFPATCVVAESPGGSIDGFVSAYVPPGRADRLFVWQVAVHDRARGQRLARRMLHALLRRPELADIRHLETTVGPDNHASRRTFTSLAADLGAHAAEQPFFGKQLFGQSDHDDEMLLRIGPFASIPR; encoded by the coding sequence ATGACGGAAGGCGTCGATAAGCGCGCGACGGCTCCGCTCGTCGCGCAGGAGCCCTCGCATCTCTTTCGTCCCCCACGCCTTGCCGACGGTGCGGTCATCCATCGCCTGGTCGCCGACTGCCCGCCGCTGGACCTGAACGCCGTCTACGCGTATCTGCTGTTGTGCGAACACTTCCCCGCCACCTGCGTGGTGGCGGAAAGCCCGGGCGGCAGCATCGACGGTTTCGTGTCGGCCTATGTGCCGCCGGGACGGGCGGACCGCCTTTTCGTCTGGCAGGTCGCGGTGCACGACCGCGCCCGCGGCCAGCGCCTGGCGCGCCGCATGTTGCACGCGCTGCTGCGCCGTCCGGAATTGGCGGACATCCGCCATCTGGAAACCACCGTCGGCCCCGACAACCACGCCTCGCGCCGCACCTTCACCAGCCTGGCCGCCGATCTGGGCGCCCATGCGGCCGAACAGCCTTTCTTCGGCAAGCAGCTGTTCGGCCAGTCGGATCACGACGACGAGATGCTGCTACGCATCGGACCGTTCGCGTCGATCCCGCGTTGA
- the parC gene encoding DNA topoisomerase IV subunit A, translating to MTDSNQQGLFDAESGDAAITLGRYAEQAYLDYAVSVVRGRALPDVGDGQKPVQRRILYAMQAMGLGPTAKPVKSARVVGDVLGKYHPHGDQAAYDAMVRMAQAFTLRYPLVDGQGNFGSRDGDNAAAMRYTEARLTPIARVLLDELEEGTVDFIPNYDGSYQEPQMLPARLPVMLLNGASGIAVGMATEIPSHNLREVAQACVALLKQPKLPDEELYAMIPGPDFAGGGQIITPAEDIAQIYNSGRGSLKARARWQFEELARGQWQLVVTELPPGASGQRVLEEIEELTNPKVKAGKKALTAEQQQAKAQMLGLLDAVRDESGKDAAVRLVFEPKTSRVDRDEFVNTLLAQTSMESSVPVNLVCIGTDGRPRQKPLREILLEWVTFRTDTVIRRTRHRLDKVIDRIHVLEGRMVVYLNVDEVIQTIRESDEPRAALMQRFKLSERQAEDILEMRLRQLARLDGIKVEQELADKREEQAKLQELLDNPASLKRTIVREIEADAKQYGDERRTLIKAAERAVMETRVVDEPVTVIVSQKGWLRARQGHGHDATQFGFKQGDDLYGAFECRTTDTLIALGDNGRAYTVAVANLPSARGDGQPVTTMIDLASGARIVHMIAASGDTRWLFATQGGFGFIARLSDMASRQRGGKQFITMENGDALLRPVPVFEGAQRLALLSAKGKFLLFGLDEVKTLAGGGRGTILMGLDGSDTLAQVVPIGPAGLRATGMYRNKQVEDILSGAQLQAYVSKRARKGRQLDVRPKQPVLSPVF from the coding sequence ATGACCGACAGCAATCAACAAGGCCTGTTCGACGCCGAATCGGGCGACGCCGCCATCACCCTGGGGCGCTACGCCGAGCAGGCTTATCTGGACTATGCCGTATCCGTCGTGCGCGGCCGTGCGCTGCCCGACGTCGGCGACGGGCAGAAGCCCGTGCAACGCCGCATTCTGTACGCCATGCAGGCCATGGGCCTGGGCCCTACCGCCAAGCCCGTGAAATCGGCCCGCGTGGTGGGCGACGTGCTGGGCAAATACCATCCGCACGGCGACCAGGCCGCCTATGACGCCATGGTGCGCATGGCGCAGGCCTTCACGCTGCGCTATCCGCTGGTCGACGGCCAGGGCAACTTCGGCTCGCGCGACGGCGACAATGCCGCGGCCATGCGCTATACCGAAGCGCGGCTCACGCCCATCGCCCGCGTGCTGCTGGACGAGCTGGAAGAAGGCACGGTCGACTTCATTCCAAACTATGACGGCAGCTATCAAGAGCCGCAGATGCTGCCGGCCCGCCTGCCGGTCATGCTGCTGAACGGGGCGTCCGGCATCGCCGTCGGCATGGCCACGGAAATCCCCTCGCACAATCTGCGTGAAGTCGCCCAGGCCTGCGTGGCGCTGCTCAAGCAGCCCAAGCTGCCCGACGAAGAGCTCTACGCCATGATCCCCGGCCCGGATTTCGCCGGCGGCGGGCAGATCATCACGCCGGCCGAGGATATCGCGCAGATCTACAACAGCGGCCGCGGTTCGCTGAAGGCGCGCGCCCGCTGGCAGTTCGAGGAACTGGCCCGCGGCCAATGGCAATTGGTGGTCACCGAGCTGCCTCCCGGCGCGTCCGGCCAGCGCGTGCTGGAAGAAATCGAGGAACTGACCAACCCCAAGGTCAAGGCCGGCAAGAAGGCACTGACGGCCGAACAGCAGCAGGCCAAGGCGCAGATGCTGGGCCTGCTGGATGCCGTACGCGACGAATCGGGCAAGGATGCCGCGGTGCGGCTGGTCTTCGAGCCGAAGACCTCGCGCGTGGATCGCGACGAATTCGTCAATACGCTGCTCGCGCAGACCAGCATGGAAAGCAGCGTGCCGGTCAACCTGGTCTGCATCGGCACCGACGGCCGCCCGCGTCAGAAGCCGCTGCGCGAAATCCTGCTGGAATGGGTGACCTTCCGCACGGATACCGTCATACGCCGTACCCGCCACCGCCTGGACAAGGTGATCGACCGCATCCATGTGCTGGAAGGGCGCATGGTGGTCTACCTGAACGTCGACGAGGTCATCCAGACCATCCGGGAATCGGACGAGCCGCGAGCCGCGCTGATGCAACGCTTCAAGCTGAGCGAACGCCAGGCCGAGGACATCCTGGAGATGCGCCTGCGTCAATTGGCGCGCCTGGACGGCATCAAGGTCGAACAGGAGCTCGCCGACAAGCGCGAGGAACAGGCCAAGCTGCAGGAGCTGCTGGACAATCCCGCTTCCCTGAAGCGCACCATCGTGCGCGAGATCGAGGCCGACGCCAAGCAGTATGGCGACGAGCGGCGGACGCTGATCAAGGCGGCGGAACGGGCGGTGATGGAAACCCGCGTGGTCGACGAGCCTGTCACGGTCATCGTGTCGCAGAAGGGCTGGCTGCGGGCGCGCCAGGGCCATGGGCATGACGCCACGCAGTTCGGCTTCAAGCAGGGCGACGACCTGTACGGTGCGTTCGAGTGCCGCACCACCGATACGCTGATCGCGCTGGGCGACAACGGCCGCGCCTACACGGTGGCGGTCGCGAACCTGCCGTCCGCGCGCGGCGACGGCCAGCCGGTCACCACCATGATCGACCTGGCCTCGGGCGCGCGCATCGTGCACATGATCGCGGCGTCCGGGGACACCCGCTGGCTCTTTGCCACGCAGGGCGGTTTCGGCTTCATCGCGCGCCTGTCCGACATGGCCAGCCGGCAGCGCGGCGGCAAGCAGTTCATCACCATGGAAAACGGCGACGCGCTGCTGCGGCCGGTGCCGGTCTTCGAAGGCGCGCAGCGCCTGGCACTGCTGTCGGCCAAGGGCAAGTTCCTGTTGTTCGGCCTGGATGAAGTCAAGACGCTGGCCGGCGGTGGGCGCGGCACCATCCTGATGGGGCTGGACGGCAGCGATACGCTGGCCCAGGTGGTACCCATCGGGCCCGCTGGCTTGCGGGCCACCGGGATGTACCGCAACAAGCAGGTCGAGGACATCCTGTCCGGCGCGCAACTGCAGGCGTATGTGAGCAAGCGCGCGCGCAAGGGGCGGCAACTGGACGTACGGCCCAAGCAGCCCGTGCTGTCGCCGGTGTTCTAG
- the ectB gene encoding diaminobutyrate--2-oxoglutarate transaminase: MDLKIFDRMESEVRGYIRSFPVIFSQARGSLLIDEEGTEYIDFFSGAGTLNYGHNNPLFKSRLIDYLASDGVVHGLDMATSAKKHFLETVDRVLLKPRKWQYTLQFTGPTGTNAVEAALKIARQVKGRSNIISFTHAFHGVSGGSLQATANAKFRDAAGYALGNTTFMPYDGYFGADVDTMAYLERMLDDPSSGTDKPAAVIVETVQGEGGVNVATLRWLKELEKVCRRHDMLLIVDDIQVGCGRTGNFFSFETAGISPDIITLSKSLSGFGLPMSLVLMKPELDIWKPGAHSGTFRGNNLAFVTAAAALDTYWADQAFSREVVRKERLVRDWLENLAHSYPGSGLVVRGRGLIQGLVTASQPELANRIARKAFERGIVIETSGAHDEVLKLLPALTIEDELLKRGLDAIEASVAEVLAETGQSARILKFGGKRQ, encoded by the coding sequence ATGGACTTGAAAATCTTCGATCGCATGGAGTCGGAAGTACGCGGCTACATACGTTCCTTCCCGGTGATTTTCAGCCAGGCGCGCGGCTCGTTGCTGATCGACGAGGAGGGGACCGAATACATCGATTTCTTCAGCGGCGCCGGCACGCTGAACTACGGGCACAACAACCCCCTGTTCAAGTCCCGGTTGATCGATTACCTGGCTTCCGATGGCGTCGTGCATGGCCTGGACATGGCCACCAGCGCCAAGAAGCACTTCCTGGAAACGGTGGACCGCGTGCTGCTGAAGCCGCGCAAGTGGCAGTACACGCTGCAGTTCACCGGCCCCACGGGGACCAACGCCGTCGAGGCGGCGCTGAAAATCGCCCGCCAGGTCAAGGGGCGCTCCAACATCATTTCGTTCACGCACGCCTTCCACGGCGTCAGCGGCGGTTCACTGCAGGCCACGGCCAATGCCAAGTTCCGCGATGCGGCCGGCTACGCGCTGGGCAACACCACCTTCATGCCCTATGACGGCTATTTCGGGGCCGACGTGGACACCATGGCTTACCTGGAACGCATGCTGGACGACCCTAGCAGCGGCACGGACAAGCCCGCCGCGGTCATCGTCGAAACCGTGCAGGGCGAGGGCGGCGTCAACGTCGCCACGCTGCGTTGGCTGAAGGAGCTGGAAAAAGTCTGCCGCCGCCACGACATGTTGCTCATCGTCGACGACATCCAGGTCGGCTGCGGCCGCACCGGCAATTTCTTCAGCTTCGAAACCGCGGGCATCAGCCCGGACATCATCACGCTTTCCAAATCGCTGTCCGGCTTCGGCCTGCCCATGTCGCTGGTGCTGATGAAGCCCGAACTGGACATCTGGAAACCGGGCGCGCACAGCGGGACCTTCCGCGGCAACAACCTGGCCTTCGTCACCGCCGCGGCGGCGCTGGATACCTACTGGGCCGACCAGGCGTTCTCGCGTGAGGTCGTGCGCAAGGAACGGCTGGTGCGCGACTGGCTGGAAAACCTGGCGCACAGCTATCCCGGCAGCGGCCTGGTCGTGCGCGGCCGCGGCCTGATCCAGGGCCTGGTGACGGCCAGCCAGCCGGAACTGGCCAATCGCATCGCCCGCAAGGCCTTCGAGCGCGGCATCGTCATCGAAACGTCCGGTGCCCATGACGAAGTACTCAAGCTGCTGCCGGCGCTCACCATCGAAGACGAACTGCTCAAGCGGGGCCTCGACGCCATCGAGGCCAGTGTGGCCGAAGTGCTGGCCGAAACCGGGCAATCCGCCCGCATCCTGAAATTCGGAGGAAAACGCCAATGA
- a CDS encoding DNA topoisomerase IV subunit B, translating into MATPRYTEASIRVLKGLEPVRQRPGMYTRTENPLHIVQEVIDNAADEALAGNGKHIQVILHADGSVSVEDDGRGIPVGMHPEENAPVVELVFTRLHAGGKFDKQAGGAYAFSGGLHGVGVSVTNALSSRVEVIVWRDGGIHRMVFRDGDVAEPLVPFSGVAKKKSGTRVRVWPDPAYFDHPNIPLAELTQLLRSKAVLLPGTRVTLTVEKTGDSKTWLYEDGLRGYLTEALDGAELMIPMFEGSQYAAADHDTFAEGEGAQWVVAWTEDGNAVRESYVNLIPTPAGGTHESGLREGLFAAVKGFAELHSLLPKGVKLLPEDVFARASFVLSAKVLDPQFQGQIKERLNSRDAVRLVGGFTRGALDLWLHSNVEYGRKLAELAIRQAQARARSAQRVEKRKSSGVAVLPGKLTDCESSDTSRTEVFLVEGDSAGGSAKMGRDKEFQAILPLRGKVLNSWEVERDRLFANNEIHDIAVAIGVDPHGPADTPDLSGLRYGRICILSDADVDGSHIQVLLLTLFYKHFPKLVEAGNVYVARPPLFRVDVPAQGKRPPRKIYCLDAGELEAVQDKLRKEGQREGSWSISRFKGLGEMSPEQLWETTMNPDTRRLLPVSYGDLDPEQTTRVFDMLMGKGESAQRRSWLEEKGNLAELDI; encoded by the coding sequence TTGGCCACTCCACGTTATACAGAGGCGTCCATCCGGGTCCTGAAGGGCCTGGAACCCGTGCGGCAACGCCCGGGCATGTACACCCGCACCGAAAATCCGCTGCACATCGTGCAGGAAGTCATCGATAACGCCGCCGACGAGGCGCTGGCCGGCAACGGCAAGCACATCCAGGTCATCCTGCACGCGGACGGCAGCGTATCGGTCGAGGACGACGGCCGCGGCATCCCGGTAGGCATGCACCCGGAGGAAAACGCCCCGGTCGTGGAACTGGTGTTCACCCGGCTGCACGCCGGTGGCAAGTTCGATAAGCAGGCCGGCGGCGCCTATGCGTTTTCCGGCGGCCTGCACGGCGTCGGGGTGTCGGTGACGAACGCCCTGTCCAGCCGCGTGGAAGTCATCGTATGGCGCGACGGCGGCATACACCGCATGGTGTTCCGCGACGGCGATGTCGCCGAGCCGCTCGTGCCCTTCAGCGGCGTCGCCAAGAAGAAATCGGGCACGCGGGTCCGCGTCTGGCCCGATCCCGCCTATTTCGACCACCCCAACATTCCGCTGGCAGAGTTGACCCAGCTGCTGCGCAGCAAGGCGGTGCTGCTGCCCGGCACCCGCGTGACGCTGACGGTGGAAAAGACCGGCGACAGCAAGACCTGGCTGTACGAGGACGGCCTGCGCGGCTACCTGACCGAAGCCCTGGACGGCGCGGAATTGATGATCCCGATGTTCGAGGGCAGCCAGTACGCCGCCGCGGATCACGACACGTTCGCCGAAGGCGAGGGCGCACAATGGGTCGTGGCCTGGACGGAGGACGGCAACGCCGTGCGCGAGTCCTATGTCAACCTGATCCCCACGCCGGCCGGCGGCACCCATGAATCGGGCTTGCGCGAAGGCCTGTTCGCCGCGGTCAAGGGCTTCGCGGAACTGCACAGCCTGCTGCCCAAGGGCGTGAAGCTGCTGCCCGAAGACGTCTTCGCGCGCGCCAGCTTCGTGCTGTCCGCCAAGGTGCTGGACCCGCAGTTCCAGGGCCAGATCAAGGAAAGGCTGAACAGCCGCGACGCCGTCCGGCTGGTCGGCGGCTTTACCCGCGGCGCGCTGGACCTCTGGCTGCACAGCAATGTGGAATACGGCCGCAAGCTGGCCGAACTGGCGATCCGGCAGGCGCAGGCGCGCGCCCGCTCGGCGCAGCGTGTCGAAAAGCGCAAGAGTTCCGGCGTGGCCGTGCTGCCCGGCAAGCTCACCGACTGCGAATCCAGCGACACCTCGCGTACCGAAGTCTTCCTGGTGGAAGGCGACTCGGCCGGTGGCTCGGCCAAGATGGGCCGCGACAAGGAATTCCAGGCCATCCTGCCGCTGCGCGGCAAGGTGCTGAATTCCTGGGAAGTCGAACGCGACCGCCTCTTCGCCAACAACGAGATCCACGATATCGCCGTGGCCATCGGCGTCGATCCGCACGGCCCCGCCGACACGCCGGACCTGTCCGGCCTGCGCTACGGCCGCATCTGCATTCTTTCGGACGCGGACGTGGACGGCTCGCATATCCAGGTGCTGCTGCTGACGCTGTTCTACAAGCATTTCCCCAAGCTGGTGGAAGCGGGCAACGTCTACGTCGCGCGCCCGCCGCTGTTCCGCGTGGACGTGCCGGCGCAGGGCAAGCGCCCTCCGCGCAAGATCTATTGCCTGGATGCCGGCGAACTGGAAGCCGTGCAGGACAAACTGCGCAAGGAAGGCCAGCGCGAAGGCAGCTGGAGCATCAGCCGTTTCAAGGGCCTGGGCGAAATGAGCCCCGAGCAATTGTGGGAAACCACCATGAACCCGGACACCCGGCGGCTGCTGCCGGTCAGCTACGGCGACCTGGATCCGGAGCAGACAACCCGCGTTTTCGACATGCTCATGGGCAAGGGGGAATCGGCGCAGCGCCGCTCCTGGCTGGAAGAAAAAGGCAATCTCGCCGAACTCGATATCTGA
- a CDS encoding MOSC domain-containing protein: MSLSVRSLHIYPVKSCAGIDLEASPIDGAGLAYDRRWLVAAGGNFLTQRTLPAMARVRTALTPTHLQLRAPDMPLLEVPLDGSGLADREAPVTVWRDTFPARAESDAAGQWFSAFLGLSCRLYKVDIAAARRAVSPDWIGRWRAGHADLAAGFEGDPLFGFADGYPLLVANQASLDDLNAQLRAKGRAPVPMDRFRPNIVLAGDALAAYEEDHAALLARGDDIRLALVKPCTRCSIPDVDQATGQRGDEPGLTLTATRSAEVGVVFGQNAIADARPGAALRVGDAISVEWDF, encoded by the coding sequence ATGTCCCTGTCCGTCCGCAGCCTGCACATCTATCCCGTCAAGTCCTGCGCGGGCATCGACCTGGAGGCGTCGCCCATCGATGGCGCGGGACTGGCATACGATCGCCGCTGGCTGGTTGCGGCCGGCGGGAATTTCCTGACCCAGCGCACGCTACCGGCCATGGCGCGGGTGCGCACCGCACTGACCCCCACGCATCTGCAGTTGCGCGCGCCGGACATGCCGCTGCTGGAAGTGCCGCTGGACGGTTCAGGCCTGGCCGATCGCGAGGCGCCCGTTACCGTATGGCGCGATACTTTTCCCGCCCGTGCGGAGAGCGACGCCGCCGGCCAGTGGTTCAGCGCCTTCCTGGGCCTGTCCTGCCGCCTGTACAAAGTGGATATCGCCGCCGCGCGGCGTGCCGTCAGCCCGGACTGGATTGGCCGCTGGCGTGCCGGCCACGCCGATCTGGCGGCCGGATTCGAAGGCGACCCGCTGTTCGGATTTGCCGACGGCTACCCCCTGCTGGTGGCCAATCAAGCCTCGCTGGACGACCTGAACGCGCAACTGCGGGCAAAGGGGCGCGCGCCGGTGCCGATGGACCGCTTCCGCCCGAACATCGTGCTGGCCGGCGACGCGCTGGCGGCATACGAAGAGGATCACGCGGCCCTGCTCGCGCGCGGCGACGACATACGCCTGGCCCTGGTGAAGCCGTGTACGCGGTGCAGCATTCCGGACGTGGACCAGGCCACCGGGCAGCGGGGCGACGAGCCCGGCCTGACGCTGACGGCCACGCGCAGCGCCGAAGTAGGCGTCGTGTTCGGCCAGAACGCTATCGCCGATGCCCGTCCCGGCGCGGCCCTGCGGGTGGGCGACGCGATCTCGGTGGAGTGGGATTTCTAG
- the sugE gene encoding quaternary ammonium compound efflux SMR transporter SugE: MTWVILFAAGLCEIVWAVGLKYTDGFTRIVPSAITILGMVASVWLLAIAMRTLPLGTAYAVWVGIGTVGAFIAGVILFGEGLGWLRLASVALIVTGLVGLKLSAA, encoded by the coding sequence ATGACGTGGGTCATTCTGTTCGCCGCGGGTTTGTGTGAAATCGTCTGGGCGGTCGGCCTGAAGTACACCGACGGCTTCACCCGCATCGTCCCGTCCGCCATCACCATCCTGGGCATGGTGGCCAGCGTCTGGCTGCTGGCGATCGCCATGCGCACCCTGCCCCTGGGTACGGCCTACGCGGTATGGGTGGGGATCGGAACGGTGGGCGCCTTCATCGCCGGCGTCATCCTGTTCGGCGAAGGACTGGGCTGGCTGCGCCTGGCCAGCGTCGCGCTGATCGTCACGGGACTGGTGGGACTGAAGCTGTCGGCCGCCTAG